One part of the Sporichthyaceae bacterium genome encodes these proteins:
- a CDS encoding DNA topoisomerase IB has protein sequence ATVLAAVGLAVSTHVPDSAGARKRAVARTVREVADYLGNTPAVARRSYIDPRVIRGYEQGITVAAAVGKLGQRVVPGELATIGPFEQAVARMLVKVDSAA, from the coding sequence GCCACCGTGCTGGCGGCGGTGGGGCTGGCGGTGTCCACCCACGTGCCGGACAGCGCGGGCGCCCGCAAGCGCGCCGTGGCCCGCACCGTCCGCGAGGTCGCGGACTACTTGGGCAACACCCCGGCGGTGGCGCGCCGGTCCTACATCGACCCGCGGGTGATCCGCGGCTACGAGCAGGGCATCACGGTGGCCGCCGCCGTGGGCAAGTTGGGGCAGAGGGTGGTGCCCGGTGAGTTGGCCACCATCGGGCCGTTCGAGCAGGCGGTGGCCCGAATGCTCGTCAAGGTTGACTCCGCGGCCTGA